The DNA region GTCCATCAAGGTCCAAGTGCGGTGGTCAGGATTCAGGTCTTGGGGCTAGGCAGGGTGGCTCGACGTGGGCTCCAGCAAATTGTGGTTAAAGCAACCCACGTGGCTTGTTAGGAGGCGCGCGACTTGTTATAATGGCACCGCCTTTCTGGGTGGGTTCAGGGGCTTGGACTGGGCTTAgatgggtctgggcgtggtccagggtcagTGAGGGTTAGGTGGTGGCTCGAGTAGGAGAGTCCTAGTTCACTAGAAGTCCTAGTTATGTGGAAGGGTCACACACAGATTCTGGTTTCTAAGTTGCTGGGCTTTGTACGCAACTTAGGTGCTGGTTCTAAGGGTGAGGGTTGGTCAGGAGGGTGACtcggtgggttggctagggtatGGTTTGAGGTGGCTTGACCATGGCTCGGTGGAAtaaggagatggctcggtgagTTCTATAATGGGTCAATATTTCgaattaaagaataaaatggGAACCATAGGTCCatgggtgtggttcatggctcacaagggtagattAGGTATTAAAAAGTCTGTGTttaaaatttgtgaagaaaatattaagttttgaatttattcaggAATCAAACGCCTCACGATTtgttaattaaagatttaatttaaaatcctcgaattaagctgaataaaattatgaaaaattagattaAGCTTAACTAATTACTTGGGATAAGCCCGtgtcattaaaagtaagaaagagattaaaaatcgagaatttttacatCTAGGGGAAAAACGGTCATATTACACTTGGGTAACATGTAAAAGCTTGGCAGCATGttgaaggatcataatgcatgttaaatgatttaaaatgatgattttgatgaaaatatgatttttttatgatttatggtaaagctgtgcaatttttactgttaaatgctatgtttggaaagttatgatattttatgctttttagaataaaaggaaaaatattttgagagtTGCGAATTGACagtgacaaatgatatatgatatgtgggTGATTCGTTTTAAGAAagaacggtgaacttacaattttgtgtAGATGTCGTGAGGGACAAGACCTAGAGAGACCCCGTTtccgggaaaaggccccagagaaccacgacgatcgtatttccacggcCGAGCCTAGTGACcgcccccatgggccatgtggagctgaagactgatcagtcgaccaaaggataaaagttagtcactttcgaggatcaaagttcacccaaaatgataaaggattaAAAGCTTtacaattaaaatgattttatgatatatgatttatttatgctttaaagctattttaaatggtttatttatgtttaaaagctattttaaataaaaatacaatttttaaatacatatgaatgtatatgtattatttgctaatcatgtttagaacgtgctgagtcttttGACTcgctaggtttgtatgatgcggAATTTGATGATTTGAGGAGGCGCTGacacttgagtggatcgagtgctgcagtacactcccgagtgccttttatttccgcactagcttgttagatagaaatatttaaaagatttatgttaatgattttattggaGATATTTTAATGCTTTATGttagaacttttcaagttcgcaatcttaattttgatgttaataaaacttgttattttgcgtTGCCAATGattaccttagtgtgcagaagctaggatcTATCACGAGTTGTTTACATCACAAACTGAAGACCTAACTAATCGCACAAACCTAATGAGGTGAACTGATACATCAAATGAGCAGTTCAGCTGAtcgtccagttgataggtggttcagcaggagaacctcaaaAGCCttgccagccgaaggagtgttcaactaaTGAAGAagcccagctgatcagttcaaatgaactagagtgaaatcagttcaactgacgagtcaattgatttcaccagccaactgaagatcaattcagctgaccagttcggaGCGTCAGttaagaatctttcagttatagATTAAGACAAACTCATTCAGTGTTTTCCAGctacacaaaggtacaaagctTTTGTCTAGTCAAAGGaaaataatggacgttgcatcagaggaTAAAAgacaaacgtttcagaagggcagtcaaagtcgagacacaaagcccaaggaacgaattcaaaatgcaatgaataaaattattgagtctcactaTATGATCAGTTTCCCGCatatataaatagaagatcagtaAAGACTCGAATAAGTGAGAAGTGTGGAAAACatcagaaaagaaagggcacgctaaATGCTTATCAACTTACAAGAAGCAAACCAACCCAGAGGGACACaacaacgtgttatcagcttagtttagaagcttatttcctttagtgtgtgagaacattcttgtccagttctcacacacgcacatactcaccaccactcaaatacagtcttgcacaaagacgttaaacttgtgtatgtagtctttctcacatagacgttaaagaactTTTTGCTGAGAGGTGCTGCCTTcaatctagactaggagttcagttaggcagtggcacgtatttgtattcttttcgaatatagagttcagtttagtgacaaactgacgcTCGGTATCTCATCAGTCGATAAAAATCAGCTTAACTGAGAAAAACAGTTGCAGAAGTAAACTGACTCAGCGATAGAATAGCTAACTGAAagtaataactgaaatgaaaatgcacacggtttgtttctggatgttcggagaatagaataactcctacgtcaccccttctatcacgaagataggatttccactaaaagactttgatcgaatacaagagttgtactgacccacttcagtttggacttaacactgccaaaactgaaactcttagttcacaaaacttttacagtgcgtgactgaaaTTTAACACGACTGAACGAATTTAACAAAGGTTTCAAATtgctaacaagctcgtaaatatagccttgattgctactgatatatctgataagagtgagcttttgatatttgaatacgagtTGATTTTTGCAGAGTAACaacaagcttgaatagaatagtagtTCGTATATTTTCTCAGCTGCCctcttcacctatttataggcttccttctcaatggtaatattaaataatgtttgaatccatatatccgttgattgccacgtcaatattctctgacattcgtacactgcaatctctgaaatgcggctttctactacgagttgcagtctgttgtactatttgtcggttgtcgttctcaactgatgacgtgtacaactgAGAGATCAGCTCAAGGATAATAGCTTGAGTGTTTCCGGCTGAATATAACGACTGATAGGTTTacgactgatcagtcagttgattgctcattcagttgcgtaaatcagttgcgttggtatcagttgcctttaatattaAGCACATTAATCATCAGTTAGGCAAGTGATAGTTGATTTGCGAAGATTggtaacttgatcagttagtccaataaattcgatgcttagtttttcaaatcactgaaatttagtttccaacaatttctccctttttggtgattgacaaaacttggaatttaataaactgatcagctgaAGTAAAGAGAATACTTTAAATCCTtgttgataaaataatttttctagtgtacagattcgtacaaagaaaacaaataatCTTCAACTAATAACTGACAATAGTTGTATCTTCACTTGTATCCTCTCTTATTCCTTCATCAATCTAGCTgcttccccttttttgtcaagcacgtcgactttgagagataaaaTCCTAACATCAGCTGCAATATCTTTGACGGCAGTCAGTACAGTGGTTTGCAGCAAGTCGAATTTCTTTGAGACAGATGTCTCCATAGATTCTACTCGTTTGCTGATTGAGTCTTGAGTAAGTGAAAGACTTTTTGCTAAGCCTCTGTTCTTTTTAAGTTCGTCGATCGCAAAGGAAATAGAGGTCACAACAGTTTGAATTGATTTCAGTTTCTCTTAATTGAATGCACTAGATGAGTTCAGCTTCAGAGAGTGAGCAAGCTGAGTACTTTGAATTTCCTTGATTTCTTGCATTATTTTTGACATGTTGAGCTGAATGTCCTGAATCCATTCAAGTACTAAATTATTGTGTCAGCATGTGTCAGCTCTGGAACGTCTTGTATACTGGCTTCTTGTTGAATAGGAGTAGAAGAAGATTGATTTGTAGCAGTAGATGAATTGTTCGGCTGATTAAGTTGATGATCTGTGGTAGTTTCAGTTGGAGTGTTAGTGACTGGTGGTTCTGATTGTTGGTCAACTGAAACTTGTTGCTGTTCGTCAACATGCAACTGAGCCTCCTTAGTGTCAACATTTTCTATATTAGGCTCAACAAGTGAGTGAATGGGCACATCAGTTTGAACATCTTGTTCAGCAAAGACAGAGATATGAGCATCTGTAGCTGCTTCATTTGTTGGGAGatcaactgattcagttgaaggcTCATTTGTCTGAAGTTCTTGGGCTACTGACTGAATGATTTCATCGATATCAGCAAGTGTCAAGTCAGcgtccgagtaaagttgaggatCAGCAGCAGAAGAAGATTGGGGCACACCCTGAATTGGCTCTATAGTTGTAGCAGCAGCTTGTTCTGGGGATGGCGCTTTGGGTTGTGATGACGAttcgtcttcttcttcttctgaaGTGCCTTCATGATTGACTAATTCCTGATCCAGTTCCCAAAACTTTATCTGTGATTACAGAGCAGTAAGATCTGTGTCCAACTGAGTAagcacagctcgatcattataagcaGTTGGAATTGTAGGAATGTAGTTGCTTTTGAGCTTCTCAATCAGTTGACCCAACTTTTTGGCTcttatttgatcaaagaaataattttttctccCCAGTGCCTGAACAATGGTAGCAGCTTTAACCATTTTGAAAACAGTTGCTTCCAATTTGATGAATTTATTCAGTTTAGACTTCTTTTTCAACTGTTTGGCAAACGTGTGAGTTTTGAACTCGTCCAAGCATTATAAATTTTCAGTTTGGATTCAGCAAATGCGTTGACCTGTTCCTAGataaggtcaatgtgagtttgaattgCATTTGATGGCCTAGGCTCTTCGATCAACTTGCCCTTGCCTTTTTCATAAGAGAGAATGTGCGGAATGTGCAGTCTAGAATGAGTAGCATCCACTTGTTCCTGAATTTTGATTCCTTTGGGTCGAGTAGGAGCAAGGATGGTAGgtcgattgatattgatcaaagGAGCTGAAACTCTTGTTGATTCCTTCTTTGTACTAGCTGTACTGATGACCTTTTTGGATGGATCAGTTGGTGGAGGTAACTAAACTTTAGCTGAAACATCAGCTGGAATGGCTTTTAAAGgaatagcctgaataggctgttgagcGTCTGATTGCTTCAATCTATCAGCTGTGAAAAATTCCAACATTGCTACCGGCTTGGTTTTTTGTGTCCTTTGTTTCTTTGTAATCTTCTGAGAATGTGTCTTCTCAGAATCTGAGTCACTGACAATCAATTTTCTCTTGATTGTTTTCAGCTGAGCCAAAGTTTTTCCCTTCTTTACTGGCTTGGGAACATCCTGCTACGTCCCTATCTCCTTTTTGATCTTtacaaactgatcaggagagatgtccagtTTAGTCTTGGGTAGCTGAACATTCTTCGCGTTAAATTCCCTTGACCTTCAAAAGATAACTGATTTGAACTTCATACCCCCTTGACTGCTTGGTTGATTTGAGCATGTTGCACAGAATGGTGAAGATGATATGCCTCCAGTTCACCTTCTTTTCAGCCATAACTACAGTCAttgcttgaaaattttcaagagtaagggcagcaaaAGAACCGGCCTTAGCAAAGATCCCCTtagccacaatatcagccagcagtTGAATTTCTGGCTTCAACTCTTTCTTGGgatcgaaaactttgattttccgaccatcagctGACAACAACGATTGTATCTCCTCAATATCGGATGTATTAACATCAGAAACATTGTTGAGCTCATCAGTAGGCAATAAGAACATTTCTCCAAaagattcttcagaaatggtcaacaACTAACCATTGACAGTAGTGATGACGTTCCCATCAGAATTGACGCACCCATTTGAGTAGAAATCATGAAGTTCCTTTGGGTAGACTTCCTGATAAAATTGTCCCAGAAATGTCCTCAGTCCAGCTGATTCTagcttcagaaagacgttcttgacATCGGCCTCTTTGACTGATAGAACTGATTCAAAATTGATAGCCATAGCATTCAATATGTGAGCGggaatttgatttgccattAGAACTGAATGATTTTCTGCGAAAAAGAAAGCTTGAATTTGCTTTTGCTATGAGAATCTTAGGTAAGCGTaagaaagaaaaactgaaatggaGTGGGCAAAGTACTTATGTAcgtgactgtttaaattcttggacacgtgttagtccagaaaattttgatttaaaagacgtgtgtacgtgtggcaAAAGCGTGTGTTGAAAATACATGGATTATAAGGGTCCACGTTTCAACCTACTATTTGTTGAAAGACAACATTTAATGCTTTGATAATCAGTCACGTCacttaatatagaatatttttcgatttatcagttaacgtatcggagaagatcagttaAATTATCTCCTGACTGACCAGTTGAGAACTTAGTCAGTTTAGTTGAAAAccactgactattgtcttctcagttaactttttTAAATCGTcattccccctcaataaatgcataaataaattccGAAAAATTAAGCAGGGCGAATTAAAGTAAATCTTATGCTGATTCGTCTGCCGTAAAGATTTCGTCCTTTAAGTTTCTTTGACCCTGGGCTATAAATAAGAATAACTTGGTTAGTTTCAATCATATTAGCAAATAATTATCCAAAACTTAAAATTGCAGGTGCAAGTAGCTCGAATACTCCTGATATGGCCAAAGCGTTTATGGACGCAGCTTTGGAGAAAAGGAAGACTGCTATTGAAGATGAGGTCTTCCCCAAGATTCTCCAATACTGGGAAAAGCTTCAAGGACTCCAGTTCCTTTATGAGTGTGGAGAGGCTACCACCCCCAAATTGTTGGCGAAAATAAAGAAATATCGGCAGCGCTTGCGCGTTGCTGATGAAGTGAACTTCTTCACagatgaaggtgtctacctaCTAATGTTCCAGAAGGAAAGGAAGATCCTGGAACAAATAGCATAATCAGATAGCTTCCTTAAGACTTCCACTGGAGGTTTAACCGGTTGGTTGGCCAAGTGGAGGTCTGCTGTTGAGGAAGAATAATTCGATGTACTCCGTGTTTATTTCTTTCAATGAATAAAATGTTTATCAGTTTATCTTTGTCTTTTATCTTCCTGCAAAATTTAATCTCAACAGTTGATAAATAAATCACGAACTGAACATAATAGTTGCTAAATAACAAACtgacatcagttagaaattAAGAACTGATATATAACACAAATTAATTGACAACTGACATATAAGCAGTAAAACAGAttatgataaatcaattaatccaagtatattgcgaaagtgagaaaacttagtctcgggcaatggtttggtgaagatgtcagcagcttgttgttcagttgagatatattccagtcttatgtccttcttcaaggcatgatctctgataaagtgatgcctgacatctatgtgcttggtcctagagtgaagaactggattgtaggtaatagcaatcgtgcttgtattgtcacaaaatatgggtgattctttggcaatgactccatagtctctcagttgttgatgaatccagagcagttgagcacagcaacttccagcagcaagatattctgcttcagttgtggaagtagcaatGCATGtatgcttcttgctgaaccaagagattagtctgtctcctagaaactgacatgatccacttgtactttttcgatcaagcttacatcctgcataatctgcatctaaatagccaactagattgacagaggagtctttagaataccataacccaacattttgagtgcctttcaaatattttaaaatacgtttggcagctgaaaaatgtgattgcttagggtttgcttgaaatctagcagatcagttgagataacaagtttgcatctcccgtcatgtgtcgtgagcatccactatccaagtaaCAGATTGATATCcttgcttgtacctgttacccgcaatcacacacaagataTGATTTTGGTACCCTtatttatttgggtcctacactgattagtcctttaggaatccagACTTTGATTAGTCTGACTGACTGTCTAGTTGCTGtattccagatggtctttcTAGATTTGTgagtgcttggtgtgtagtgtgcagGTGAGACAAccactagtagaaaaatcggatTTTACTTCGGCAGGCGTTACTTCAGCAATAATAAATTACGAAGTAACACATTACCAATAACTTCAGTAATGACACAAgcgaagtaaaataatatattttacttcggatgtttaaaaacacgggcttcactgtatttttttattatattttacttcggcatatcaatgttgatgaagtaaaaaataaggaaaataagttgatactgaagtaaaaagatgaatcgataagtttaattaaaaatatgtcCACACACACTGATCACTATCTATTCATCTCCATTCGCCGTCTAGGGTTTTTGCTCCTCCGTGTCTACTCAAATGGCGGATGATGTGCACTATTCGTCAGCCGATGGAGAATCGAAGAAGCGCAAGTACAAGATCACCAGACTTCGACTTCACCAGCACCGCGTAGGGCTACGGGGTTTTCGTTAGGCCCGGACTCACATAGTATTCTTTGCTTTATTTCACTCCAAATTACTAAAACCCTAAAATTGAGTTTGATTATGGCTCGGCCTATTTCCCTACAAGAAAGAAGGTCGCGTTGTAGAAATGTTTAATTCGGTGAGAATCAATTTTAAATCGGGCCTCCGGCGCTTTTCGACGGCGATTAGAAGCAGCCATATCGACGACGAAGGAGATTGGGCATTCGCCTCCGAGTGGTggggaggaggaggaggtggcGCCTCTGCTGGAGAAACCGTTTTTCGAGAAATTTCACGCAGTGGAAACGGCGTCGTCTCTGTTTTAGCTCATCCTTGTTCCAAGCCAGTATGTATGCTTTTGTTGTATTGTCTGTGTTCGTTCCATGTATATGGTGGCTGTCTCCGACTTAACTTCGTGTATCCTCTTGTATCCAGCGGGTTTTCATAATATCCATTGTACCTCAAGTTCTAGATGTCGTCATTATGTTGAAAGTCAATATAAATGCTATATGTGTCAACTAATGTTGTAACAACGGTGACACAGGATAAACTTCATTGGGGAAGGGCAGAGAATTGTCTTCAACAGAGGTACACTGAGATATATCCAGGTCTTAAAAACCATGGAAAATTTGTAACTACAGGTTATCAGTGGCGAACTCTTCATTTTAATGATTATACTCGAAAAAGCACGGTTAAAGTGATGGCTGCTTATAGACAAGGAGAACCTGACTCTATGTTATTGATGCAGCAGGCACATTGTCTGGCTGTACCATGTAAATGCCTCCAAATTTGTTCCCTCTGCAATTTTGCTGCTATTATTTTCCCGTAGAATTTTGAGTATTACATCTTACGATATGCATGCATTTCCTGTTGAATGATCTACTGCAGATTATACTACTGCAGTCATTTTCCTTGTGACATTAATGTAAATGAAATTCAAAGTTCGAAAATAATAGTGGTCATTGAAGGGAGTAAAACCGAGCTTTGAATCTCACAAGTTGGTGATAAAAAGGGATTTTGTTGTCAGAATCTGGCGGAATATGTGGAATGGTCATTGAAGGAAATGGTAGGGCATGGATTTGTGCCAAAAATGGGAACGTGGAAACAAATTGTTAGGTGTGTGTTATCTAATGGGCTTGGCATCGATACTAAATGTGTCTCTCCTTTGATGAGATAATTCGATAATAGTGTACAGAGCAAGTATCTTTGAGAATAGATTTTGTGGACAAGTTTGAAGAAATCATAAACTATCTGAGTTATAAGATTCTCTTGAAACGAGACTAATCAGTTATGGGATGGTATTGGTGCAACTTCAAGCTCAAACTGAAGCTTTTATTCCAAGAGTTTGCATGATCTTGGATGCAGGTATTCTTCATGCTCCAGTCGATGAGTTGGCTTGCAACAAAACATAAATAGAAATGGGACACATTTTAGCCCATTCTTTACAATAAAAACTATTTTCAAGAGAACCGTGGTGTAGAAATTTATGCCATCAATATGATGTTTCGATAATTTTTTGGCGAAAAATAAGCTGTCCTtgcagaaaaatataatttcttagATTTACACTAAATTGTATATTTGTGTTCATGAGTTCCGGACCAGGTTAGAGAACATTTTACCTTTGAATCctgtataaaataaagtaaagaATACTATGTGAGTTTCGCTAACcaaattttctttctttcttttgaaACACTTTACTATAAATTATTGTTATTCTCCCTGTTTGTCTTAACCTTATAAGTTATCCCAGCTAACTTTGCGTCACCAAATTGGGCATGTGTTTTTATCATTCCAATTTAGGCGTAGAAGACAGAAAAATGAGTATCTGCTGAAAGTACAATCTTTACTTGTGTAGGACTGTGGTGGTTCATCACGCTGTGGCATGTGCTGCAGTGCACTTGTGTATAACAAAATAGAAGGTAAACACTTATAAATCAAGTTCTACTTTGGCATGTTACTCTTATTAATTGTAGGAAAATCTGACTACTAGATGACATTGAACTTGTACACTGGGTTTGTGAATACAATAATGTTTTAACGATTAAAAGAGGTCACTCAAATTTGTGAATACTTCTCTCTATACTTTCTTTATCGCTTGTGGTGATCCCTGACTTCTAAAGTTGGGTGGTCTATACTTTCTTTATTGTTATTGGCAAAGGAAGTGAAACCATTAAGAACATGCAAGCAAGGACTGGCGCTCGCATTCAGGTTGGTTTTCCTTTCGGTTTATAATGCTATTATGTGGTTTGAATATCTGATAGAGCTGCTACTTCTGGTTTTCTGAAAATCCGGATATTGTATCtgtgttttgatttttttctggTGCCGTGAGTGTTGCCTGTTACCAAATATTTCAGGTTATACCTCTCCACTTGCCACCAGGTGATACATCCAAAGAAAGGACCGTACAGATTGATGGCACTAGTGAACAGATTGAGGCTGCTAAACAGTTGGTTAATGAAGTAATCAGCGAGGTTTGTTAAATGGTTACATATGACTACACTTATCTTTTATGCTTTATGTTCACTGTCATTTAAACTTGACAAGTTATTAACATGATATTAATTTACCTGTTTATTCTTAGTGATGCATCATAGCTTGTGTTAGTTTCCTCATATGAAGTTTTAACTTGTTAAATTTGTTTCACCCCTTAATTTTTTTGAAGTGTTAACAATGTATTATGCAACTGTGTATGTTTGTTTGTGTGACTTCCCTATTTGACACTTGAACATGTAGAGGATTGCAGATATCTTTGCCACATCTGTCTACCTCTACGGCATGGTTGATATGGAGTCAATCTTGTGCAAAAATGATCCTTGGGTGGAGATCAGATTTTGCtgttttattgttgagataattgcttgagatgaattgttgtcattgtgatatattttatattagtgataaaaaaaaggaaattttgTTCCTTATTTTCATATCTTCTGTGTTGTAATCTTAATCTTTTGTGTTTATTCAGTTTATTGCTGATATATGTTTTAGTTAAAATACTttcttttcatttgttttatttggtGGGTTGTTGGTTTTATCAAGAAATTTGAAGCCCGAAAATCATATACGGGAGTATGATTCTGGACTGTAAGTGTTGTCTTTTTTTCAAGATTCTTGTATCATTTCCAAGTGGCACAAATTCTATATGTTCTtacttttaagttgattttgctTCTTGAAACAAGAAGTTGGGTTGTTTCAGATTTTGTTGGAGTTTAAGGTGATCTGGTTTTGTCTTTTATATCtgtcaatttttatttgaaatagaaGAATCTaatgtattttctttttcaaatttcagCTTGCAGGATGCATCAAGAACCAATATTACATCCAATCTCAATATGACGAGGTCAGAAGTGAATGGAGTGAATTTGTTTACTTCTATGTAGGTGCTTAAATGGATGATGTATGTtgggataaatattttgtttgtcattgtggatttttggatatacttttggttttgttgatacatttttgggttatttgtggattgatgaatatgtaattgtggattcgtggatattcatcatttttatatggataatttatgaatttaattatattagtgtattaagtcatatattgcgaagtctttctttaacaattacttcatcaaaagCGAAGTTTTGCGCAATTACTTCACcaaaatacaaattattgaAGTTTTTCGAACCACTTACTTCGTCActaaatgtaaattgtgaagtaacataatataaaatacttcaacaaataggataaatgttgaagttataaattatatttacttcAACAAATAGAATAAATTGTGAAGTTGTTTGTGACTATTACCTCACCAAAATACATAACTACGAAGTCTTTCAGATTAATTACTTTGTCACTCAATGTAAATTGTGcagtaaaaatattataaactacttctctaaataataattaagacgaagttatatataatatattacttcattacttacaataatcgatgaagtaaaacacatttcttacttCGGCACCGGTCCAATTCTGGACCGGTTTCCTTCGAAAACAGGCCAAAGACTTCAGTATTTTCAATCATACAACTTCGGTTATTATGCGAAGTAAAAGGTACATTTATTACTTCACGTCCATATACTTCGGCACTTAACTACCTTATTACTTCATTGAATACGCGAAGTAAAaagcgatttttctactagtgaacatgtgatttagctttgttcaactgattgttcagccgatatcttttctgaactagcttgttgttatagtaattggagtagtcatttgaataattcctgctgaatctttttgacgactgactgcgtgagtcagttaaaacttttgggctataaccaataccatatcttctagccttgttcgtaCTTTCAATAGGCTGTTCAACTagtttacttggctcaggttgttcttgtaccacaactgatttgacaaagtgaatgtatttccctttatccatattcagttttggttgagtatcattggaagacatttcatcttggttactgaaccctaaaccagttttatcagtaactgatttctgagagttctgtatatcagttaatgcagcagatgatttgttccacgcCTGAATaagatcagtttgctttgaattttcaagcatcaacttttgaa from Primulina tabacum isolate GXHZ01 chromosome 14, ASM2559414v2, whole genome shotgun sequence includes:
- the LOC142525330 gene encoding uncharacterized protein LOC142525330 isoform X3 encodes the protein MQARTGARIQVIPLHLPPGDTSKERTVQIDGTSEQIEAAKQLVNEVISEFTGCIKNQYYTQCQYDEVRSEWSKFVYSYVGA
- the LOC142525330 gene encoding uncharacterized protein LOC142525330 isoform X2; its protein translation is MQARTGARIQVIPLHLPPGDTSKERTVQIDGTSEQIEAAKQLVNEVISELAGCIKNQYYIQSQYDEVRSEWSEFVYFYVGA
- the LOC142525330 gene encoding uncharacterized protein LOC142525330 isoform X1 produces the protein MQARTGARIQVIPLHLPPGDTSKERTVQIDGTSEQIEAAKQLVNEVISERIADIFATSVYLYGMVDMESILCKNDPWVEIRFCCFIVEIIA